In Ischnura elegans chromosome 9, ioIscEleg1.1, whole genome shotgun sequence, the following proteins share a genomic window:
- the LOC124165320 gene encoding uncharacterized protein LOC124165320 isoform X2, translating to MAAYSLMLPEWMSSTAELTPALLGYHDWMASTPLSRRLYARTVGLHVGLLGANMTLLAVPTLGPEEECKPSPRPVRKVGLKGCFPELNLKDCSPNSSNAIASSTLLAIRHSRAERLGQMFRGDGSPEMPTVVAGTARKLLWHEWSDEAEDSYHSHEARRSKPVHFSIRSSQGPNASVPPTKASGKTSNTSSPTSSNKTTLATRPRLGPCGTVGAAMSPPGPAFFDERIDFLYGSGPGLSFTSLLERGAPGPILTMAKYLSSTWDYGSGGGEGGGWYSGSYDWGGKLRKAGYWSSCLLTASLVFWTFSIPLQMSVPESGAKLLGLSGILMLAAAPTYAELLSYPEHHIHVEGVALPLRWGACFYCSLVAGVWATIAGFGLAILRHTFPGAFTTDLDLEEVKQRTAKKRPVVFPESEGPSTMLQFT from the exons ATGGCCGCCTACAGCCTGATGCTCCCCGAATGGATGTCGTCGACGGCCGAGCTGACTCCTGCGCTGCTCGGATACCACGATTGGATGGCCTCGACACCCCTATCCAGACGACTCTACGCGCGGACCGTAGGGCTACATGTGGGGCTCCTGGGGGCCAACATGACGCTTTTAGCCGTCCCCACCCTGGGTCCAGAAGAGGAATGCAAGCCGTCACCCAGACCTGTGAGGAAAGTGGGGCTAAAGG GGTGTTTTCCAGAGCTTAACCTCAAGGACTGTTCGCCCAATTCGAGCAATGCTATAGCCTCTTCCACGCTCCTCGCCATCCGTCACTCACGAGCAGAGAGACTGGGCCAAATGTTCCGTGGAGACGGATCTCCGGAGATGCCAACGGTTGTGGCTGGCACGGCCCGCAAGCTGCTGTGGCACGAATGGAGCGACGAAGCCGAGGACTCCTATCACTCTCATGAGGCAAGGCGGTCCAAACCAGTGCATTTCTCTATCAGGTCATCTCAAGGCCCCAACGCGTCCGTACCACCGACGAAGGCTTCTGGAAAGACTTCAAATACATCGTCGCCCACTTCTAGCAACAAGACGACGCTGGCGACCAGGCCAAGACTGGGGCCTTGCGGTACTGTGGGCGCGGCAATGTCACCTCCGGGACCGGCCTTTTTTGACGAACGGATCGACTTCCTGTACGGTTCGGGCCCTGGGCTCAGCTTTACGTCACTCCTTGAAAGGGGTGCCCCAGGTCCTATTCTCACCATGGCGAAATACCTCTCAAGTACGTGGGACTACGGCAGCGGTGGAGGAGAAGGCGGAGGTTGGTACTCCGGCTCGTACGACTGGGGAGGGAAGTTGAGGAAGGCTGGATACTGGAGCTCCTGCCTGCTCACCGCCTCTTTGGTGTTTTGGactttctccattcctcttcAG ATGTCTGTGCCGGAGAGTGGCGCCAAGTTGTTGGGTTTATCGGGGATTTTAATGCTGGCTGCCGCTCCCACTTATGCCGAGCTCCTCTCCTACCCGGAACACCACATCCACGTGGAAGGTGTGGCCCTCCCCTTGCGCTGGGGCGCATGCTTTTACTGCTCTCTGGTCGCGGGCGTCTGGGCTACCATCGCCGGGTTTGGCCTCGCCATCCTCCGGCATACCTTCCCCGGCGCCTTCACCACGGACCTGGACCTCGAGGAGGTGAAGCAGAGGACGGCCAAAAAGCGACCCGTCGT atTTCCCGAATCAGAAGGACCAAGCACGATGCTCCAGTTCACCTAA